In Alteromonas mediterranea DE, a single genomic region encodes these proteins:
- a CDS encoding S46 family peptidase, which produces MSKVSVFCISAALLGTAMQVDAKEGMFTPEQLPSIAGDLKETGLEIPASSINNLTAFPMGAIVSLGGCSASFVSDKGLAVTNHHCARGSVQYNSTPENNYLKDGFLAKEIGDELPAAPGTRMFVTVDFSDVTDKVVGGINDDVQGRERYDLIEANRKALIAECESEAGFRCSVPSFFQGLEYKLIKQMEIRDVRIAYAPADSIGKYGGDVDNWMWPRHTGDFSFYRAYVGKDGKPADYSEDNVPFEPDHFLKVSAAGLEDGDFVMAAGYPGSTNRYARLSQVSYMFDWLYPTYLELVDEWIKTIETSSEEGSDARIKYEATLAGLNNFHKNTLGQLSGAKRVGLVPRRAEREEQLAAWLDKNGKSELKQALADLDAVSAEQMQMNKQNFWYNNLGRAQLLSSAQTLYRNAIEREKPDAERERGYQERDQIRLKESAERIERRFDAVVDQAVWQKMISMYLEQPEENRVAAFDKAVGIDGSTDSKTLHNKLKAFYDNTSLNNTEERLKWLTASREAFEKSNDPFIKLAVALFDTEMAIEDKSKTLSGKAAALRPKYMSAIIEWQKSLGSLAYPDANSTLRVTYGNVMGGSPKDGLIYEPFTRLEGITEKDTGETPFDSPKKQLELIKDKQYGPYKLEDINSVPVNFLTDLDSTGGNSGSATLNAKAELIGLLFDGTFESVNSDWDFDPKTTRTIHVDTRYMLWVMEYVDGATNLIEEMTIVK; this is translated from the coding sequence ATGTCAAAAGTAAGTGTATTTTGTATTTCTGCCGCGTTGCTCGGCACGGCAATGCAGGTAGATGCTAAGGAAGGCATGTTCACGCCAGAGCAACTCCCTTCAATTGCTGGCGATTTAAAAGAAACCGGTTTGGAAATTCCTGCAAGTAGTATTAACAACTTAACCGCGTTTCCAATGGGCGCTATTGTGTCGCTTGGTGGTTGTTCAGCATCGTTTGTGTCTGACAAAGGCTTAGCGGTAACCAATCACCACTGTGCCCGCGGTTCAGTGCAGTACAACAGCACACCAGAAAACAACTACTTAAAAGATGGCTTCTTAGCAAAAGAAATTGGCGACGAACTGCCAGCAGCACCAGGCACTCGCATGTTTGTTACGGTGGATTTTTCTGACGTAACCGACAAAGTTGTTGGCGGTATCAATGATGACGTTCAAGGGCGCGAGCGCTACGACCTTATCGAAGCAAACCGTAAAGCGCTAATTGCAGAATGTGAGTCAGAAGCAGGCTTTCGCTGCTCTGTTCCGTCATTCTTCCAAGGCCTTGAATACAAGCTTATTAAGCAAATGGAAATCCGTGACGTGCGTATTGCTTATGCGCCCGCTGATTCTATCGGTAAATACGGCGGCGATGTAGATAACTGGATGTGGCCTCGCCACACCGGTGATTTCTCTTTCTATCGCGCTTACGTAGGTAAAGACGGTAAACCCGCTGATTACAGTGAAGACAACGTGCCGTTTGAACCTGATCACTTCCTTAAAGTTTCGGCAGCGGGCCTTGAAGACGGCGACTTTGTAATGGCGGCGGGTTACCCTGGCTCAACGAATCGCTATGCGCGTTTGTCGCAAGTTTCGTACATGTTTGACTGGTTATACCCTACCTACCTTGAACTGGTAGACGAATGGATTAAAACCATTGAAACCTCGTCAGAAGAAGGTAGCGATGCTCGTATTAAATATGAAGCAACACTTGCAGGCTTGAATAACTTTCATAAAAACACGTTAGGTCAGCTTTCTGGCGCTAAGCGTGTTGGGCTTGTTCCTCGCCGCGCCGAGCGTGAAGAGCAACTGGCAGCATGGCTTGATAAAAATGGTAAGAGTGAACTAAAACAAGCCCTGGCCGATCTTGATGCGGTTAGCGCAGAACAAATGCAGATGAACAAGCAAAACTTCTGGTACAACAACCTAGGTCGTGCACAACTGTTGTCATCCGCGCAAACCTTATATCGCAACGCAATTGAAAGGGAAAAGCCAGATGCAGAGCGTGAACGTGGGTATCAAGAGCGCGATCAAATTCGTCTTAAAGAAAGCGCAGAGCGCATAGAGCGCCGCTTCGACGCTGTGGTAGATCAAGCTGTGTGGCAAAAAATGATCAGCATGTACCTAGAGCAGCCTGAAGAAAACCGTGTTGCGGCTTTCGATAAAGCAGTAGGCATTGACGGTAGTACTGACAGCAAAACGCTTCATAATAAGTTAAAAGCGTTTTATGACAACACGTCACTGAACAATACTGAAGAGCGTTTGAAGTGGTTAACCGCAAGCCGCGAAGCGTTTGAGAAGAGCAACGACCCATTCATCAAACTAGCAGTTGCATTATTCGATACTGAAATGGCTATTGAAGATAAAAGTAAAACGCTTAGCGGTAAAGCTGCTGCACTTCGCCCTAAATACATGAGCGCGATTATCGAATGGCAAAAATCTTTGGGCAGCCTCGCTTACCCAGATGCAAACAGCACGCTTCGAGTAACTTACGGTAACGTGATGGGCGGTTCGCCAAAAGATGGCCTCATTTACGAACCCTTTACCCGTCTTGAAGGCATTACTGAAAAAGATACCGGCGAAACACCGTTTGATTCACCGAAAAAGCAGCTTGAGCTTATTAAAGACAAGCAGTACGGTCCGTACAAACTTGAAGACATCAATAGCGTACCGGTAAACTTCCTAACGGACTTAGATTCTACAGGCGGTAACTCAGGCTCTGCAACGCTTAATGCAAAAGCAGAACTAATCGGTTTGTTGTTTGACGGTACGTTTGAAAGCGTTAACTCAGATTGGGACTTTGATCCGAAAACAACCCGCACCATTCATGTAGACACGCGCTACATGCTATGGGTAATGGAGTACGTTGACGGTGCAACAAACCTGATCGAAGAAATGACCATCGTAAAATAA
- a CDS encoding YaiI/YqxD family protein — protein sequence MHIWVDADACPAVIKDILFKAARRTKLPLSLVANHSMSVPPDKHITLTQVPSGFDAADDYIVEKCEAGDLVITNDIPLAADVLGKNALALNNRGEEYDKSSIKQILGMRDFMDTMRSSGEHTGGPKAFSQRDKQNFANALDRLLTQGLRALK from the coding sequence ATGCATATATGGGTTGACGCCGATGCGTGCCCTGCAGTGATCAAAGATATACTTTTTAAGGCAGCTAGGCGTACCAAGCTGCCTTTATCTTTGGTGGCTAACCATTCTATGTCTGTTCCACCAGACAAGCACATAACCCTTACACAGGTGCCTTCTGGCTTCGATGCAGCTGACGATTACATTGTAGAGAAGTGCGAGGCGGGGGATTTAGTCATCACCAACGACATTCCTTTAGCTGCTGATGTACTAGGGAAAAATGCGCTTGCGTTAAACAACCGTGGTGAGGAATACGACAAGTCGTCAATTAAGCAAATACTGGGTATGCGAGACTTCATGGACACCATGCGTTCAAGTGGCGAACACACTGGCGGTCCAAAGGCGTTCTCCCAGCGCGACAAGCAAAACTTCGCCAATGCGCTAGACCGCCTCCTAACCCAAGGCCTCCGCGCCCTCAAATAA
- a CDS encoding SDR family oxidoreductase — protein sequence MKDLFDLTGKVALVTGASRGIGESIARLLAQYGAHVIVSSRKIDGCEAVASSIRDAGGKATALACHVGEMEQITEAFDAIKRDFGKLDILVNNAAANPYFGHILDTDLGAYNKTVDVNIRGYFFMSIEAGKMMKEQGGGVILNTASVNGVTPGDMQGIYSITKAAVISMTKSFAKECGSLNIRVNALLPGLTDTKFASALTTNEQILKHALKVIPLGRVADPDEMAGTVLYLVSDASSYTTGTTVVVDGGMLA from the coding sequence ATGAAAGACTTGTTCGATTTAACAGGAAAAGTGGCACTAGTTACTGGCGCTAGTCGCGGTATTGGTGAATCTATTGCGCGTTTACTTGCTCAGTACGGCGCGCACGTTATTGTATCTAGCCGTAAAATAGACGGTTGTGAGGCGGTTGCTTCTTCAATTCGCGATGCGGGCGGCAAAGCAACGGCATTGGCTTGTCACGTGGGTGAGATGGAGCAAATTACCGAAGCGTTTGATGCGATTAAACGAGATTTCGGTAAATTGGACATTCTTGTGAATAACGCTGCGGCAAATCCGTACTTTGGTCATATTCTGGATACCGACCTTGGTGCCTACAATAAAACAGTAGATGTAAATATTCGCGGCTACTTCTTCATGTCGATTGAAGCGGGTAAAATGATGAAAGAGCAGGGCGGTGGCGTCATACTCAATACCGCTTCAGTAAATGGTGTAACACCGGGCGATATGCAGGGTATTTATTCAATCACCAAAGCTGCGGTTATCAGCATGACTAAGTCGTTTGCAAAAGAGTGCGGTAGCCTAAATATTCGAGTGAATGCCTTATTACCTGGTTTAACTGACACCAAATTTGCATCTGCGCTTACTACCAATGAACAAATACTTAAGCATGCGCTTAAAGTAATTCCGCTGGGCCGCGTAGCCGATCCAGATGAAATGGCGGGCACGGTGTTGTATTTAGTATCAGATGCATCAAGCTATACCACGGGCACGACAGTGGTTGTAGATGGTGGTATGCTAGCGTAA
- a CDS encoding SDR family NAD(P)-dependent oxidoreductase: protein MNVAANVEGKHILITGGGSGIGAASARVLSARGALVGIADLNEDNAKSLASEIEQAGGKAYAVAVDVTEPSQVKAMFDTALSRTDKIDVIINNAGIDHFPSPLTEVDDAMFMKNIQVNLAGVWYCMKNALKHMTATGGGHIINIASVAGLRSAPMISAYSASKHGVIGLTKSAAVEYARANIRINAVCPSFVDTPMVQGVLSKLDERGQKGLIGANPMKRLGKPEEIANAIAWLCSDESSFMTGQSVVLDGGMLA, encoded by the coding sequence ATGAACGTAGCTGCAAATGTTGAAGGTAAACATATTCTTATCACCGGTGGTGGCTCTGGTATAGGGGCTGCTTCTGCCCGGGTTTTAAGTGCTCGTGGGGCCTTAGTGGGTATTGCCGATTTAAATGAAGACAACGCGAAATCGTTGGCAAGCGAAATTGAACAGGCTGGTGGTAAGGCGTACGCCGTAGCGGTAGATGTTACTGAACCTAGCCAGGTTAAGGCCATGTTCGATACGGCGTTATCTCGCACCGATAAAATAGACGTGATCATCAATAATGCGGGTATCGATCATTTTCCATCACCGCTTACCGAAGTCGATGACGCTATGTTTATGAAAAATATTCAGGTGAATTTAGCGGGGGTATGGTACTGCATGAAAAATGCGTTGAAGCATATGACAGCAACAGGTGGTGGACACATCATTAATATCGCTTCCGTTGCTGGGCTTCGCTCTGCGCCTATGATCAGCGCGTACAGTGCATCAAAACACGGTGTCATTGGGTTAACCAAATCAGCGGCAGTAGAATATGCGCGTGCCAATATTCGCATTAACGCTGTTTGCCCCAGTTTTGTAGATACCCCTATGGTGCAGGGTGTGCTGTCAAAACTCGATGAGCGTGGTCAAAAAGGTCTGATTGGCGCAAACCCGATGAAGCGGCTAGGTAAGCCAGAAGAAATTGCAAATGCGATTGCCTGGTTATGTAGCGATGAATCATCGTTTATGACGGGCCAGTCAGTTGTATTGGATGGGGGCATGCTGGCATAA
- a CDS encoding acyl-CoA dehydrogenase: MADQLIPRREMQFQLYEVLNTASLCEKSRFEEHNVETFNAVIDMAEKMAEELFLPHNAVADKNEPTFDGSKVSMIDEVKVAFDTYRESGFIAGHFDFEDGGMQLPVTVMNACAGFFLAANPSSTAYPFLTAAAANVIKHFASSDIKNAFLPKMLTGDFTGTMALTEPHAGSSLADIRTSAKPQDDGTYRIKGSKIYISGGEHELSDNIVHLVLAKIPGGPAGVKGISLFAVPKYRLDADGNPDVRNDVTLAGLIHKMGYRGTTSTALTFGENGDCHGYLIGEPHQGLRYMFMMMNEARIGVGYGAAMIGYRGYRYSLEYAKDRTQGRAAPNLAPEDDPSPIINHGDVRRMLLAQKAYCEGGMSLCLYGSMLIDKMETETDSEKRTELSQLLDLLTPVFKAWPSEFGPKANDLAIQILGGAGYTREYPVEQCWRDNRLNPIHEGTNGIQALDLLGRKLWQHDGKGLEALLSRVTGDMKRAETPRAQTLAAKLKPYLDKLGALIQQAATDLRSDKQPVLLTNASCFLNIFSSCVVSWIWLRQANVAEQALAKGADEQDVDFYEGKLAAAEYFLNWELPLVSRDIEVLTSQDATCNNVKASYF; the protein is encoded by the coding sequence ATGGCCGATCAACTCATTCCTCGCCGTGAAATGCAATTCCAACTTTATGAGGTATTAAATACCGCATCGCTCTGCGAAAAATCACGCTTTGAAGAACATAACGTAGAAACATTCAACGCTGTTATTGATATGGCTGAGAAAATGGCTGAAGAGCTATTTCTTCCTCACAATGCGGTGGCTGATAAAAATGAGCCTACGTTTGATGGTTCAAAGGTTTCGATGATCGATGAGGTTAAAGTCGCGTTTGATACGTACCGTGAATCTGGTTTCATTGCCGGTCACTTTGATTTTGAAGACGGCGGCATGCAGCTACCCGTTACGGTAATGAATGCCTGTGCGGGTTTCTTTTTAGCGGCTAACCCATCATCTACAGCTTATCCGTTTCTAACCGCAGCGGCTGCAAACGTCATTAAGCATTTTGCTTCTAGCGATATCAAAAATGCGTTCCTGCCAAAGATGCTTACAGGTGACTTCACAGGAACCATGGCATTGACAGAGCCTCACGCGGGTTCTTCACTTGCTGATATCCGCACTTCAGCCAAACCGCAAGATGACGGTACTTACCGCATCAAAGGTAGCAAGATTTATATTTCAGGCGGTGAGCATGAGCTATCTGACAATATCGTGCATTTGGTGCTGGCGAAGATACCAGGTGGTCCTGCAGGCGTGAAAGGTATTTCACTTTTCGCTGTACCTAAATACCGTTTAGATGCAGACGGAAATCCAGATGTGCGCAATGATGTTACCCTTGCGGGCCTTATTCACAAAATGGGCTACCGCGGTACTACATCTACGGCACTTACGTTTGGCGAAAACGGTGATTGCCACGGCTATCTTATTGGCGAGCCTCATCAAGGTTTGCGTTATATGTTCATGATGATGAACGAAGCGCGTATTGGCGTGGGCTACGGTGCTGCCATGATAGGGTATCGCGGGTACCGCTATTCATTGGAATACGCAAAAGATCGCACCCAAGGCCGTGCTGCTCCTAACTTAGCGCCAGAAGATGACCCGTCACCTATTATCAATCATGGCGACGTGCGCCGAATGTTACTCGCGCAAAAAGCCTACTGTGAAGGTGGTATGTCGCTTTGCCTGTATGGCAGCATGCTGATAGACAAAATGGAAACCGAGACGGATAGTGAAAAGCGTACCGAGCTTTCCCAGCTGTTAGACCTATTAACGCCGGTGTTTAAAGCCTGGCCATCAGAGTTTGGTCCTAAAGCGAATGACTTAGCTATTCAGATTTTGGGGGGCGCGGGTTATACCCGTGAATACCCTGTTGAGCAATGCTGGCGTGACAACCGCTTAAACCCCATTCACGAGGGGACTAATGGTATTCAAGCACTTGACCTGCTTGGTCGAAAATTGTGGCAACACGACGGTAAGGGGCTAGAGGCGTTGCTTTCTCGTGTAACGGGCGACATGAAGCGTGCAGAAACGCCACGTGCACAGACACTTGCCGCTAAGCTAAAGCCTTACCTAGACAAGCTAGGGGCACTTATTCAACAAGCTGCCACCGATTTGCGTTCAGACAAACAACCGGTATTGCTTACTAACGCAAGCTGCTTTTTAAATATATTCTCAAGTTGTGTAGTGAGCTGGATTTGGCTGCGCCAAGCGAATGTTGCCGAACAAGCACTCGCGAAAGGGGCAGACGAACAAGACGTTGACTTCTACGAAGGCAAGTTAGCAGCCGCCGAGTATTTTTTAAATTGGGAACTGCCGCTGGTTAGTCGCGACATCGAAGTACTCACGTCACAAGACGCCACATGTAATAACGTTAAAGCGAGCTATTTCTAA
- a CDS encoding GlxA family transcriptional regulator, with translation MNSTKFTVTVLGFDQALASAITGALDVFAFAGISWQRIHKLSPSPQFRVQLASHHGQPFMCSNQIMLQPNIAIEDVSHTDILLIPTIGGNIDEVLRDTQPLLVHIKRLQKVGADIAANCTGTFLLAQTGLLTNKTATTHWGYADKFKSMYPNVNLQPDKMVTEDNAVYCAGGGMAWIDLSTQLIERYCGHQIASDTAKSHVLDVSRTSQTIYASSRQRRLHADKDIMEIQSYLEKNMRSKTTLAELAKKHNMTERTMIRRFKNACDITPGQYLQALRIEQARKLLETSTMPLENLINAVGYEDLSSFTRLFKKTTGLSPSQYRIKFNRS, from the coding sequence ATGAATAGCACCAAGTTCACTGTTACCGTATTAGGCTTCGACCAAGCCCTTGCCTCAGCCATCACTGGCGCGCTTGATGTCTTCGCTTTTGCTGGCATCAGTTGGCAGCGTATTCACAAACTTTCCCCTTCTCCACAGTTTAGGGTGCAGTTGGCAAGCCACCACGGCCAGCCTTTTATGTGTTCGAACCAAATCATGTTACAACCCAACATCGCCATTGAGGATGTATCACACACCGATATCCTTCTTATTCCCACTATTGGCGGGAATATCGACGAAGTACTGAGAGATACACAGCCTCTACTCGTACATATAAAACGTTTGCAAAAAGTAGGCGCTGACATTGCGGCGAACTGCACAGGAACATTTTTACTCGCCCAGACAGGTCTTTTAACGAACAAAACCGCAACTACTCACTGGGGCTACGCTGACAAGTTCAAATCTATGTACCCGAACGTTAATTTACAGCCAGACAAAATGGTAACGGAAGACAATGCGGTTTATTGTGCAGGGGGTGGGATGGCATGGATAGACTTATCCACGCAATTAATTGAACGTTACTGCGGGCACCAAATTGCAAGTGATACCGCTAAATCACATGTGCTAGATGTGTCTAGAACAAGCCAAACGATTTACGCGAGCAGCAGGCAGCGCCGGCTTCATGCTGACAAAGACATCATGGAAATTCAGTCGTATTTAGAGAAAAACATGCGCAGCAAAACCACGCTTGCAGAATTAGCCAAGAAACACAATATGACTGAGCGCACAATGATCCGCCGATTCAAAAACGCCTGTGATATTACACCTGGTCAGTACTTACAAGCACTACGTATTGAACAAGCTCGCAAACTGTTAGAAACATCTACTATGCCGCTAGAAAACTTAATAAACGCTGTAGGTTACGAAGATTTAAGTTCCTTCACTCGCTTGTTTAAGAAGACGACGGGGCTCTCTCCGTCACAATACCGCATAAAATTTAACCGCAGCTAA
- a CDS encoding TonB-dependent receptor, whose translation MRTHKIATLALAVSAAFSSSVLAQEAATTEKKEASLEQITVTAQKRTQSIQEVPISVATLSGEKFESLFSGGEDILALAVRVPGLYAESSNGRVAPRFYIRGLGNTDFDLAASQPVSIIMDEVVMENVVLKSFPLFDVQQVEVLRGPQGTLFGRNTTAGIIKFDTVKPTQDLEGYAKAGFGSYGTMNFEGAISGGLTDELSARLSLLSQERDDYIDNAFTGENDAIGGYDEKAYRLQLLWEPSADFSALLNVHGRELEGTASIFRANVFDKGSNELNANYDRETVYYDGDLQGDGIDNNPQEYDGFGASLKLEYDMDEVTFTSISALETADGSSLGDVDGGFNLADGTSGPGFIPFSAVTQDNLDDLEQYTQEFRLSSNSRDALNWQVGAFYYDASFNVTSIDGYFGATTVFHDNQTWAVFGQTSYQVNEKLNVTGGIRYTHDSKSLVVGDQNVDGFALVTGDALIQDYDDIDVDDGQTSFELSANYRVTDDMSLFARYANGFRAQTIQGRDVAFEGAPSVADAETINSFEVGIKSDLFDDSLRLNAAAFYYTVDDMQFSAIGGGNNFTALVNADKGEAYGFEVDAQWLATDELTFTAGYSYNHTEIKDDTLTVSPCGTNPVFGSTGNCTVTDPRPDGFVASIDGNPFPQAPESIFNFTARYTIPMGDDGEFFVFTDWAFQGETNIFLYEAVEFTTEDNFEGGLRIGYENFAHNYTVALFGRNITDEDNVKGAIDFNNLTGIVNEPRVWGVEFKYTYY comes from the coding sequence ATGAGAACACATAAAATCGCCACGCTAGCGTTAGCAGTTAGTGCAGCGTTCAGCTCTTCAGTTCTTGCACAAGAGGCCGCAACGACAGAAAAAAAAGAAGCCTCACTTGAACAGATTACCGTTACTGCGCAAAAGCGTACACAATCAATTCAAGAAGTACCAATTTCTGTTGCGACATTAAGCGGAGAAAAATTCGAAAGCCTATTCTCAGGCGGTGAAGACATTCTAGCACTTGCAGTTCGTGTTCCGGGCCTTTACGCCGAATCATCAAATGGTCGTGTAGCACCACGCTTTTATATTCGTGGTCTTGGAAACACCGACTTCGACCTTGCCGCTTCTCAACCTGTTTCTATTATTATGGACGAAGTGGTAATGGAAAATGTTGTATTAAAAAGCTTCCCGCTTTTCGACGTACAGCAAGTAGAAGTACTTCGCGGTCCTCAAGGCACGCTATTCGGCCGCAACACTACCGCGGGTATTATCAAGTTCGACACCGTTAAACCTACACAAGATTTAGAAGGCTACGCAAAAGCTGGCTTTGGTTCTTACGGCACAATGAATTTTGAAGGCGCAATCAGCGGCGGCTTAACAGATGAGCTTTCAGCACGTCTTTCTCTATTATCACAAGAACGTGATGACTACATCGACAACGCATTCACAGGCGAAAACGATGCAATTGGCGGATACGACGAAAAAGCGTATCGACTACAGCTTCTTTGGGAACCATCAGCAGACTTTTCTGCCCTACTAAACGTACATGGTCGCGAGCTTGAGGGCACAGCGTCTATTTTCCGTGCAAACGTATTCGATAAGGGTAGTAACGAGCTTAACGCTAACTACGATCGCGAAACGGTATATTATGATGGTGATCTTCAAGGCGACGGCATCGATAATAACCCTCAAGAGTACGATGGTTTTGGTGCGTCACTAAAACTTGAGTACGACATGGATGAAGTAACATTTACGTCAATCTCTGCGCTTGAAACAGCTGACGGTTCAAGCCTTGGTGATGTTGATGGTGGTTTCAACCTTGCTGACGGCACATCAGGACCAGGCTTCATTCCTTTCTCAGCGGTTACTCAAGACAATCTTGACGATCTAGAGCAGTACACTCAGGAATTTAGACTTTCGAGCAACAGTCGTGATGCGCTGAACTGGCAAGTAGGTGCATTTTATTATGATGCCTCATTCAACGTAACCAGTATCGACGGTTACTTTGGCGCAACGACGGTTTTCCATGACAACCAAACATGGGCAGTATTTGGTCAAACGTCTTATCAAGTGAATGAGAAATTAAACGTTACCGGTGGAATTCGCTATACACATGACTCTAAGAGCTTGGTTGTTGGCGATCAAAACGTTGACGGCTTCGCACTGGTTACTGGAGATGCGCTGATTCAAGATTATGACGACATTGATGTAGATGATGGTCAAACTAGCTTTGAATTGAGTGCTAACTACCGTGTGACAGACGATATGTCACTATTTGCTCGCTATGCTAACGGTTTCCGAGCTCAAACGATTCAGGGTCGTGACGTTGCATTTGAAGGTGCACCTTCTGTAGCTGATGCAGAAACTATCAATTCGTTCGAAGTGGGTATTAAGTCTGATTTGTTCGACGACTCACTACGTCTTAACGCTGCAGCATTTTACTACACAGTGGATGATATGCAGTTCTCGGCGATTGGTGGCGGCAACAACTTTACAGCACTTGTAAATGCTGACAAAGGCGAAGCGTATGGTTTTGAAGTAGACGCACAATGGCTCGCGACTGATGAGCTTACCTTCACTGCAGGCTACAGCTACAACCACACCGAAATTAAAGACGACACGCTGACCGTTTCACCATGTGGTACTAACCCTGTTTTTGGTTCTACAGGTAACTGTACAGTGACTGATCCTCGTCCAGACGGTTTTGTTGCTTCAATCGACGGTAACCCGTTCCCACAAGCACCAGAGTCAATCTTTAACTTTACTGCGCGTTACACTATCCCCATGGGTGACGACGGTGAGTTCTTTGTGTTTACTGATTGGGCGTTCCAAGGTGAAACTAACATCTTCCTATACGAAGCTGTTGAATTTACTACTGAAGACAACTTCGAAGGCGGTCTACGCATTGGTTACGAAAACTTTGCGCATAACTACACAGTAGCGCTATTTGGTCGTAACATCACTGACGAAGATAACGTTAAAGGTGCTATCGACTTCAACAACCTAACGGGTATCGTAAACGAACCACGCGTTTGGGGTGTTGAGTTTAAGTACACGTATTACTAA